A single window of Martelella sp. NC20 DNA harbors:
- a CDS encoding NAD(P)/FAD-dependent oxidoreductase, with translation MKVAIIGAGAIGANIAYRLRDCGADVVLIDKSSPGAGTSGASFSWLSSFPQLSWPESPGRRQLRLSVNARFDRLAEELGGDWLDWSGTLTVESAVPDFEKTVALSREAGAQIEVLSPEESRDLEPQLRLPEGERVAFELRSGWVDAPAMIEQLIRVFTLSGGELLIGSAVAAFERDRAGANVLFLEDGSRVCADAVVNAAGSHATHIAAMAGLAIPLELVPGVMLYAGAGRLPFPRHVINGANWLLRPDRDHGAAIHWRGEGLTVSHGKNGAFGGKMLADVAKAIPALEGLEPSAMRVGIRAIPPGGPVIGFLPWLDGFYFAVSHGGIGWGPVWADLAAQEILYGSRAEELEGARPSRFYF, from the coding sequence ATGAAGGTAGCGATCATTGGAGCCGGCGCGATCGGCGCCAACATCGCCTACCGTCTCAGAGATTGCGGTGCGGACGTTGTCCTGATCGACAAGAGCAGTCCGGGGGCGGGCACCAGCGGTGCATCCTTCTCCTGGCTTTCCTCGTTCCCTCAGCTCAGCTGGCCGGAATCGCCTGGCCGCCGCCAGTTGCGCCTCTCCGTCAATGCCCGCTTTGACCGTCTGGCGGAGGAACTGGGCGGCGACTGGCTCGACTGGTCTGGTACGCTGACCGTCGAAAGCGCTGTGCCGGATTTCGAGAAGACGGTTGCCCTCAGCAGGGAGGCGGGAGCTCAGATCGAGGTTCTTTCACCCGAGGAATCGCGTGACCTGGAGCCGCAGCTTCGCCTGCCGGAGGGCGAGCGCGTCGCTTTCGAACTGCGGTCGGGTTGGGTCGACGCGCCGGCCATGATCGAGCAACTGATTCGAGTTTTCACCCTCAGCGGCGGCGAATTGCTGATCGGCAGCGCCGTCGCGGCGTTCGAGCGTGACCGGGCCGGGGCCAATGTCCTGTTTCTTGAGGACGGATCGCGGGTTTGCGCTGATGCCGTGGTCAATGCCGCCGGCAGCCACGCGACGCATATCGCCGCAATGGCCGGGCTTGCCATTCCACTGGAGCTTGTGCCTGGTGTGATGCTCTATGCGGGGGCGGGGCGGTTGCCGTTCCCTCGCCATGTGATCAACGGCGCAAATTGGCTGTTACGGCCGGACCGCGACCATGGCGCGGCGATACACTGGCGCGGTGAGGGGCTGACCGTAAGCCATGGCAAGAACGGTGCCTTCGGAGGAAAAATGCTGGCGGATGTCGCGAAAGCGATCCCGGCCCTCGAAGGTCTGGAGCCATCGGCGATGCGAGTCGGAATTCGCGCGATACCACCGGGTGGGCCGGTAATTGGCTTCCTGCCCTGGCTGGACGGTTTCTACTTTGCCGTCTCCCACGGCGGTATCGGCTGGGGGCCGGTCTGGGCCGATCTCGCCGCGCAGGAAATTCTGTATGGCTCACGAGCAGAGGAACTTGAGGGAGCAAGGCCCTCGCGGTTCTACTTTTGA
- a CDS encoding lytic transglycosylase domain-containing protein: protein MKKTLCMLSLAASMTAADLTSLAAQDFPSAAPIPYARPDRSALPPSLEVTGAISQPVANPASSTVLKQGLDALKDSNVSGALQARNRLPDNSLDHQILSWAIAVSGEPDVPSSEIAEAQQELRGWPGLSSLRANSERAFARENPSPNTVLAAFGNTLPETSQGTVLLARALMAAGQKQKAHDIINRAWTGWALDTSTENQILKEFGPILSQTDHKNRMIYLMYRDRATQAKRFSDLGKAQSFYDAWAAVIRRQSNSGSLINAVHSSWRSDPAFLYIQIRNARQNNQYDTAAALLKKMPRNQAALVNPDQWWDESRIIGRQFYEDGHPREAYQVVAAAMPEDRLDRLDAAFHAGWFALRGLNDGRTAAKHFANIGAISTTPISASRSYYWQGRAAEAGGPGNARDFYRKAGAYETTFYGQLALQKLGQTQLNVPYPSPTATDRANYQRNPAVQAIDRLEAVGHGWRADSLYRALAEQLTNPGELSLLAYQAEKDRSHSLSLQVGKIAYGRGLDVAALAFPIGVIPTDANISGSGMALAYSIARQESAFNPGAVSPADARGLLQLLPTTAQRVASRHGLSYSASRLTGDPAYNATLGAHYLGEQIDRFGGSYILTFVAYNAGPARVPQWIERFGDPRGKDLDFVIDWIESIPYPETRNYVQRIMENYEIYKARLGQPTDIARDLIYGRT, encoded by the coding sequence ATGAAGAAAACACTATGCATGCTCTCGCTCGCCGCCTCGATGACGGCCGCGGATCTGACATCGCTCGCCGCGCAGGATTTCCCCTCGGCGGCTCCGATACCCTATGCCCGCCCGGACCGATCGGCCCTTCCGCCTTCTCTTGAGGTCACAGGCGCCATCAGCCAGCCGGTCGCCAATCCGGCTTCGAGCACGGTGCTGAAACAGGGCCTCGACGCCCTGAAGGACAGCAATGTCTCCGGCGCGCTTCAGGCCCGCAACCGCCTGCCCGACAACAGTCTGGATCACCAGATACTGAGCTGGGCGATCGCCGTTTCCGGCGAGCCCGACGTCCCGTCCTCCGAAATCGCCGAGGCCCAGCAGGAGCTTCGCGGCTGGCCGGGCCTTTCGTCGCTGCGCGCCAACTCCGAACGTGCCTTCGCCCGCGAAAACCCCTCGCCCAACACTGTGCTCGCCGCCTTCGGCAATACCTTGCCGGAAACCTCGCAGGGCACGGTCCTGCTCGCGCGCGCCCTGATGGCGGCGGGGCAGAAGCAGAAGGCGCACGACATCATCAACCGGGCGTGGACCGGATGGGCGCTCGATACCAGCACGGAAAACCAGATCCTGAAAGAATTCGGTCCGATCCTCAGCCAGACGGACCACAAGAACCGGATGATCTACCTGATGTATCGCGACCGCGCGACCCAGGCCAAACGGTTCTCGGATCTCGGCAAGGCGCAGTCCTTCTATGACGCCTGGGCCGCTGTTATCCGCCGCCAGTCCAATTCCGGAAGCCTGATCAATGCCGTGCATTCCTCCTGGCGCTCCGATCCGGCATTTCTCTATATCCAGATCCGGAATGCCCGGCAGAACAACCAGTATGATACCGCAGCAGCACTTCTGAAAAAGATGCCGCGCAATCAGGCCGCTCTCGTCAATCCGGACCAGTGGTGGGACGAAAGCCGCATTATCGGCCGTCAGTTTTACGAGGACGGTCATCCCCGCGAGGCCTATCAGGTGGTCGCCGCCGCCATGCCCGAGGATCGCCTCGACCGGCTGGACGCTGCTTTCCACGCCGGCTGGTTCGCGCTGCGCGGCCTGAACGACGGCAGGACCGCAGCAAAACACTTCGCGAACATCGGCGCGATTTCGACCACCCCGATCTCCGCATCGCGGTCCTACTACTGGCAGGGCCGCGCCGCCGAGGCCGGCGGCCCCGGCAATGCGCGCGACTTCTACCGCAAGGCCGGCGCCTACGAGACCACGTTCTACGGCCAGCTCGCGCTGCAAAAGCTCGGACAGACACAGCTCAACGTGCCTTATCCGAGCCCGACCGCCACCGACCGCGCCAATTACCAGCGCAATCCGGCGGTGCAGGCGATCGACCGGCTCGAAGCCGTCGGCCATGGCTGGCGCGCTGATTCGCTCTATCGCGCGCTTGCCGAACAGCTCACCAACCCCGGCGAACTTTCCCTGCTTGCCTACCAGGCGGAAAAGGACCGCAGCCACAGCCTGTCCCTCCAGGTCGGCAAGATCGCCTATGGCCGCGGGCTCGATGTCGCGGCGCTTGCGTTTCCGATCGGCGTGATACCGACCGACGCCAACATCTCCGGCTCCGGCATGGCGCTCGCCTATTCGATCGCGCGGCAGGAAAGCGCCTTCAATCCGGGCGCGGTCTCGCCGGCCGATGCGCGCGGGCTGCTGCAATTGCTGCCGACCACCGCCCAGCGGGTCGCAAGTCGCCACGGGCTTTCCTATTCGGCAAGCAGGCTCACCGGCGATCCGGCCTATAACGCCACCCTCGGGGCGCATTATCTCGGCGAGCAGATCGACCGGTTCGGCGGTTCCTACATCCTCACCTTCGTCGCCTATAATGCCGGGCCGGCGCGGGTGCCGCAGTGGATCGAACGCTTTGGCGATCCGCGCGGCAAGGACCTCGATTTCGTGATCGACTGGATCGAATCGATCCCGTATCCGGAAACCCGCAACTACGTTCAGCGGATCATGGAAAACTACGAGATCTACAAGGCCCGCCTCGGCCAGCCGACCGATATCGCCCGCGACCTGATCTACGGGCGGACCTGA
- the murB gene encoding UDP-N-acetylmuramate dehydrogenase, which produces MDMISDFDLTGSNTMGLKSFARRAVIVDDPTILPALARESAASGLPLYFLGGGSNVVLRERLEAIVALMRIGGRKVARQTDTHSIVTAGAGENWHDFVAWTIAEDMPGLENLAGIPGTVGAAPIQNIGAYGAQLSDFFLSLEAYDLQGGVVRTFDAQDCRFGYRQSHFKTEPGRHVILSVTLALPRAWRPKRDYAGLDQLPEQISAREVLDHVVALRASKLPDWRVLGNAGSFFHNPVVSAEKAAEIAGAPRYPQPDGTMKLSAGWLIEQCGLKGFRLGPAGTYDRHALVLVNHGGATRTDIAALAAHIREKVRDRFDVELVQEPIEL; this is translated from the coding sequence ATGGACATGATTTCCGATTTCGACCTGACCGGCAGCAACACGATGGGGCTGAAATCCTTCGCGCGTCGGGCCGTGATCGTCGATGATCCCACGATCCTGCCCGCCCTTGCCCGCGAAAGCGCCGCCTCCGGCCTGCCGCTCTACTTCCTCGGCGGCGGCAGCAATGTGGTGCTGCGCGAGCGGCTGGAGGCGATCGTCGCGCTGATGCGGATCGGCGGGCGTAAGGTGGCCCGCCAGACCGACACCCACAGCATCGTCACGGCCGGGGCCGGCGAAAACTGGCACGATTTCGTGGCCTGGACGATTGCCGAAGACATGCCGGGCCTGGAAAACCTCGCCGGCATTCCCGGCACGGTCGGCGCCGCCCCGATCCAGAACATCGGCGCCTATGGCGCCCAGCTTTCCGATTTCTTCCTGTCGCTTGAAGCCTACGATCTTCAGGGCGGCGTTGTCCGCACATTCGATGCGCAGGACTGCCGCTTCGGCTATCGCCAGAGCCATTTCAAGACCGAGCCGGGACGCCATGTCATCCTGTCGGTGACGCTCGCTTTGCCCCGCGCATGGCGGCCGAAACGCGATTACGCCGGGCTCGACCAGCTGCCCGAACAAATCTCGGCGCGGGAAGTACTGGACCACGTCGTGGCCCTCAGAGCCTCGAAGCTTCCCGACTGGCGGGTGCTCGGCAATGCCGGATCGTTCTTCCACAATCCGGTGGTCAGCGCCGAAAAGGCCGCCGAAATCGCGGGCGCTCCGCGCTATCCCCAGCCGGACGGCACAATGAAACTCTCGGCCGGCTGGCTGATCGAGCAATGCGGCCTCAAGGGCTTCCGCCTCGGCCCGGCCGGCACCTACGACCGCCACGCCCTCGTCCTCGTCAACCACGGCGGCGCCACCCGGACCGACATAGCAGCCCTCGCCGCCCATATCCGCGAAAAGGTGCGCGACCGCTTCGACGTCGAACTGGTGCAGGAACCGATCGAGCTTTGA
- a CDS encoding alpha-hydroxy acid oxidase, with amino-acid sequence MTNKDEEVRRDDRYATREKYASLRGIHAAARRNLSDMVWNYLHCGTGGEVTARANVSAFDAYLFDAPLFAGISNPDTRTSVMGYDLSFPAFTAPFGGGETLFHTDGMLAIGRAARAAGIRQMVPVAAGHSLEEVRAASPAAVIFQMTFCGEESDVIDMMHRAKDAGYERICVTYSPIRQWRERMMEDRFSMPGAGNPSNFGPGKSDQAMLRELLDFTKPRWDWATAARVIAEAPLPCIVKGISSKADARAALSAGAEGLYVSNYGGRTVDREPASIDTLAAVRAEAGPDVPIIFDSGIRRGSDIATALALGANAVALGRSCALGLAADGEAGVKRVLDLLKDEFWTTLGHLGCSSVNELSPKIFRSRP; translated from the coding sequence TTGACCAATAAGGACGAAGAGGTCCGCCGCGACGACCGCTATGCGACGCGGGAAAAATATGCCTCCCTCAGGGGCATCCACGCGGCGGCGCGGCGCAATCTTTCGGACATGGTCTGGAACTACCTGCATTGCGGGACCGGTGGTGAGGTGACGGCGCGGGCCAATGTTTCGGCCTTCGATGCCTATCTTTTCGACGCACCGCTGTTTGCCGGCATTTCCAATCCGGACACGCGCACCAGTGTGATGGGTTACGACCTTTCCTTTCCGGCCTTCACCGCGCCCTTCGGTGGTGGAGAGACGTTGTTTCACACTGACGGCATGCTCGCCATCGGCCGGGCGGCCCGTGCCGCCGGCATTCGCCAGATGGTGCCGGTCGCTGCTGGGCACTCGCTGGAAGAGGTGCGCGCGGCATCACCCGCCGCCGTTATCTTCCAGATGACATTCTGTGGCGAGGAAAGCGATGTCATCGACATGATGCACCGCGCCAAGGATGCAGGCTATGAACGCATCTGCGTGACCTATTCGCCGATCCGCCAGTGGCGCGAGCGGATGATGGAAGACCGGTTCTCGATGCCGGGAGCGGGCAATCCATCGAATTTCGGGCCGGGGAAATCAGACCAGGCGATGCTGCGCGAACTTCTGGACTTCACGAAGCCACGTTGGGACTGGGCAACGGCCGCCCGCGTCATCGCCGAAGCGCCGCTGCCCTGCATCGTCAAGGGCATTTCCAGCAAGGCCGATGCGCGGGCGGCGCTTTCGGCCGGCGCCGAAGGGCTTTACGTGTCCAACTATGGCGGTCGGACGGTCGACCGCGAGCCGGCATCGATCGACACGCTCGCAGCGGTCCGCGCGGAGGCCGGCCCCGACGTGCCGATCATCTTCGACAGCGGCATCCGGCGCGGCAGCGACATTGCCACCGCACTTGCGCTGGGCGCCAACGCGGTGGCGCTCGGCCGAAGTTGCGCGCTTGGCCTCGCCGCCGATGGTGAGGCTGGCGTCAAGCGCGTGCTCGACCTCCTGAAGGACGAGTTCTGGACCACGCTCGGCCACCTCGGCTGCTCATCGGTGAACGAACTTTCCCCAAAGATCTTCCGGTCACGGCCATGA